Genomic segment of Triticum aestivum cultivar Chinese Spring chromosome 6A, IWGSC CS RefSeq v2.1, whole genome shotgun sequence:
tgttggctcccacatgttccacgatgatctcatcggatgaaccacgatgtcaaggactcaatcgatcccgtatacaattccctttgtctagcggtattttacttgcccgagattcgatcgtcggtataccgataccttgttcaatctcgttaccggcaagtctctttactcgttccgtaacacatcatcccgtgatcaaccccttggtcacattgtgcacattatgatgatgtcctaccgagtgggcccagagatacctcttcgtttacacggagtgacaaatcccagtctcgattcgtgccaacccaacagacactttcggagatacctgtaatgcacctttatagccacccagttacgttgtgacgtttggtacacccaaagcactcctatggtatccgggagttacacaatctcatggtctaaggaaaagatacttgacttagaaaagctttagcatacgaactacacgatctttgagctaggcttaggattgggtcttgtccatcacatcattctcctaatgatgtgatcccgttatcaacgacatccaatgtccatagccaggaaaccatgactatctgttgatcacaacgagctagtcaactagaggctcactagggacatattgtggtctatgtatccacacgtgtattacgatttccggataatacagttatagcatgaataaaagactattatcatgaacaaataaatataataataacttatttattattgcctctagggcatatttccaacaggtcccacttagatagacatccctctaatcttctaagtgatcacgtgatccatatcaactaaaccatgtctgatcatcatgtgagatgaagtagtttcaatggtgaacatcactatgttgatcatatctactatatgattcacgctcgacctttcggtctccgtgttccgaggccatatatgtatatgcttggctcgtcaagtataacctgagtattccgcgtgtgcaaccgttttgcacccgttgtatttgaacatagagcttatcacacccgatcatcacgtggtgtctcagcacaaagaactttcgcaacagtgcatactcagggagaacacttataccttaaaatttagtgagagatcatcttataatgctaccgtcgatctcagcaaaataagatgcataaaagataaacatcacatgcaatcaatataagtgatatgatatggccaccattatcttgtgcttgtgatctccatctctgaagcaccgtcatgatcaccatcatcactggcgcgacaccttgatctccatcgtagcatcattgtcgtctcgccaactattgcttctacgactatcgctaccgcttagtaataaagtaaagcaattacagggcgattgcattgcatacaataaagcgacaatgatatggctcctgccagttgccgataactcagttacaaaacatgatcatctcataaaataaaatttagcatcatgccttgaccatatcacatcacaacatgccctgcaaaaacaagttagacgtcctctactttgttgttgcaagttttacgtggctgctacgggctgagcaagaaccgttcttacctacgcatcaaaaccacaatgatagtttgtcaagttagtgctgttttaaccttctcaaggaccaggcgtagccacactcggttcaactaaagttggagaaactgacacccgccagccacctgtgtgcaaagcacgtcagtagaaccagtctcgcgtaagcgtacgcgtaatgtcggttcgggctgcttcatccaacaataccgccgaaacaaagtgtgacatgctggtaagcagtatgacttgtatcgcccacaactcacttgtgttctactcgtgcatataacatctacgcgtaaaactaggctcggatgccactgttggggaacgtagtaatttcaaaaaaaatcctacgcacacacaggatcatggtgatgcatagcaatgagaggggagagtgttgtctacataccctcgtagaccgaaagcggaagcgttagcacaccgCGGATGATgcagtcatacgtcttcatgatccgaccgatccaagtaccgaacatacggcacctccgagttcaacacacgttcagctcgatgacgtcccacgaactccgatctagcagagcttcacatgagagttccgtcagcacgacggcgtgatgacggtgatgatgttgctaccgacgcagggcttcgcctaagcaccgctacgatatgatcgaggtggaatatggtggagggggcaccgcacacgcgtAAGAGATCAAGAgaccaattgttgtgtctagaggtgccccctgccccggtatataaaggaccagggggaaGGCGGCCAGccaggggagggcgcgccagggaggagtcctactcccaccgggagtaggactccctcttttcctagttggagtaggagggggaaaggaaggaaaggagagagagaaaggaaaggcccccccttccttgtccaattcggactagagggggaggggacgcgcggcctgccctagccgcccctcctcttctccactaaggcccatcttggcccattaaaccccccggggggttgcggtaacccccggtactccggtatatgtctgaaactccccgaaatcattccggtgtccaaacatagtcatccaatatatcgatctttatgtctcgaccatttcgagactcctcgtcatggccaagatcatatccgggactccgaactaccttcggtacatcaaaacacaaaaactcataatacaatcgtcaccgaaactttaagcatgcggaccctacgggttcgagaactttgtagacatgaccgagacatgtctccagtcaataaccaatagtggaacctggatgctcatattgactcctacatattctacgaagatctttattggtcaaaccgcataacaacatatgttgttccctttgtcatcggtatgttacttgcccgagattcgatcgtcggtatctcaatacctagttcaatctcgttaccggcaagtctctttactcgttccgtaatatatcatcccgcaactaactcattagttacaatgcttgcaaggcttatagtgatgtgcattaccgagtgggcccagagatacctctctaacaatcggagtgacaaatcctaatctcgaaatatgccaacccaacaagtacctttcgagacacctgtagagcacctttataatcaccaagttacgttgtgaagtttggtagcacacaaagtgttcctccggtaaactggagttgcataatctcatagtcataggaacatgtataagtcatgaataaagcaatagcagcatactaaacgatcaagtgctaagctaacggaatgggtcaagtcaatcacatcattatcctaatgatgtgatcccattaatcaaatgacaactcatgtctatggctaggaaacataaccatctttgattaatgagctaataAGTAGAGTCATAGTAGTGAcgttctgtttgtctatgtattcacacatgtatcatgtttccggttaatacaattctagcatgaataataaacatttatcatgatataaggaaataaataataactttattattgcctctagggcatatttcctaaaATATCATGATCGGAGTCCGCCTACTCTATCTCCAAACACTATTCAAGCAAGTCATCATCAAAAAATACTAGCTCGAAATTTTCTATCATCAAATTGAATAAATTCCAAATTAAACATCTTCACGTCATGAAAATGATTTTGCAAATTTGACATAGCATCTTCACATAGACACTGACGTGCAAATGCATTAGCCAAATCTGATATCAATTCAATAATCAAACCACATTCAAAATCGCATGTACAATCACACAAGGCACTAGATAGCCATACTCGATCTCATCTTTCTCAGCACACACACGTCCTACATAATCCTTGTCCTTTCAATCTTCTCATGGCTTGTCATCACAGTCGTCGCCCACATATGCCCATGCAAAAGAGTAAAATATCACACATGTCCGGTTAAATAGGGTAAGATGGATGAATTGTCCTCATGTGAGATAATCAACATCTTGAATTTTCCATGCAATGATGAGGCAATAAGAAGCCCTTGCCACCAAAATCGTCTACCTCCCCATGGTCGTCGCCAAAGTGCGTCGTCAAGGCAAGCCCGCACGGTTTTGGCATCGGCGGGGACGTTATGTTTGTTGGGGACTTAGTGTGGCGGAGGTTGGTGGGGTGTTATGGTATGTGCACCAAGATGCATGGTCGGATTTGCATCGGTCTTTGGCTGGGGATGCTTGTTGTGCTAGCGGTGCCTGAAGGAACATTGGTCCAGCGTGAGGGCGACCTCCAACGGTGAACCGGCCTAGATAAGTCTCCGGAGAATAGGGCATTGGAGTGTGGACCTGGACGGCGGAGTTCTTGACCTCAATCATGGATCTGGTGTGGGTGACTTCATTAAGATTTTCTATAGGTAGTCTATGTGTCTGATTTAGGTGGCAAGGCGACAACGTTGTCCCAGTGTAGGATTAATGTCCTCTCCACCATACCCCTATTTCCTTGGTGTGCCTATCATCCGGGGAGGTCGGTTTTGGTCCCTGATGGATCTGTCTAGATTTGGCCAGCACTTGTGGTCTTAAGAGTTTACAATCACATTTCGTCGTTTTTTTTCTCCGGGGGCGGCAATTTGCTATGCAGCTTGTGTCCACCGGTGTCTTGTGGTTTACATCGGCGACCTCCCTAGCCGCTGCTTCTAAAAGCTTCTTGCTTTAAACAAGTTTGCTCCGCTGAGATAAAGGTTCAAAGACGGCGACGAGCTTTGCTCACTGCATGTCACAGATGGATATGTGACAGAAGAAGGCTTGGGCACCCCTAATAAGAATttggatgtaatcttcttttccgtGAGAGTGTATGTAAGGACCTGTGACGCTTAATATATTGCTTTCGGCCTTTTTGCATTAAAAAATCCCTATCAAAAATGAAAGAAGAGATACAGGATGAAAAATATGATCAACTATAGaaactagtaagtgtgcacgtgcaacacacgtatAAGTATTGGGTATACTTCAAGTAGTTGCCAATATGTGGTAGATAAAAGATTGCTTTGCGCCTCGGGGCGTATAGGAAAACTTGACAAGGCATGAAACGATGAATGTTCATGTCTGATACACACACAGTTATAAACATATCTAAGACTGGACAATATAAATCAACCCATACAACTTGCAATTTCATGCCTCCGATTACTCTTTATATGCATGAAGATGCTCTTAACATGTAATGTTGAGTTCATTCTGCACAAAGTGTCAAAGCACTGAAAATCTGAAGCTAAACCTAGCAGGCAACATACACCACAAAGTTTCCCCTCTTTCATCTGTGTTCATCATCCTCCAATCCAACAAGCTTTCATGCCAAAATGCGAAAATAACATTGCGCCGAATAAATACAAGGGTAGACACTGGAAAACAATAGTACAAAATAACATCCCTGGAACACAATGGGGACATGGACAAGTACCAGTTgtagaaaataagaaaaaaatgCAAGTCACAACCATTTTTGATAGTTTGTTCTTTACACCACCTTATGTGTAATAAtattaaataataaaaatacttTGATGGTCATTACTTCCTAACATTAATCGAATGTACAACAAAAGGACCTTAAAGTATTTATACATAGAAGAATATTCAAAAGCATATTTATTTAGATTGTTCATGTGAACAAAAAACCCACATCCTACAATTTAGACCATCCAGCCCATTTTTGAAGTGAAAGGAGTTCCAAATGTAacaaattaaaataaatcaactCCAGCAGTACAGATGTTACAAATTAAGAAAAAACAAAGAATGCGTCGATGACACACGTAAACGACATTTGTGAAGAAACACTGGAGATATAAAGGTAGCACACTCTGGTTAATAATGCACAGAAAGCTTATTTTGAAGTATACAAGTCGGCACAATGTTTAGAGAAATTTCAGGAACACCTTGTAAGTTCACAAGGAACCGTAAAATGTTGGATGGGCAGTTGTCTTACAAGCAACATAACAAATCAAAATGAACAGGTACATGAAGCAAAGTTTGCAGGAGCGCCTCTTCCATCGCAGTCACATTTTGTAGTGAACATGTGCCAAAATGAACAAACATATATTATTGAAAaaatagataaacaaggcatcctAGTAGTTCGATGTAGTTTTTGGTCGGATATTAAACACACAGTATGCATGACAGAAACAGTTTCTGGTCGGCTCCTCGTCGCCATGCCGAGTGGAGGCCGGTGGTGGTGAATTTTCTTGGGAGAGATGGGATCGGGATCCAGAAGGTTGAGGTGATGGACGTGTCAATCTGTTTCCTAATATAATGAGATTGTGATTAGTTTTCTAATAAAATGCGATTGTGATTAGTTTTCTAATAAGACATGATCGtgattatagtttcctaattgaTCAGACGTGGAGTTTCATATTTTTCTCTACGGTGAAGCACGATCAGTCAATGTAAATTGTTAAATACACAAAGAGAATGGATTAGATTAAGGACAGCAGTTAGATTGAGTTTAGTAGGCCTAATCATACGGTGACAATGGATCCGTGTACGTTTTGTGTGGTGTGTTTAAAAAAGTTCATGTTTACTCTTTTATTAGTAGTGGAGATGAACATGTGCCAAAATGAACAAACGTATATTATTAAGAAAATAGATAAACAGGGCATCCTAGTAGTTCGATGTAGTTTCTAGTCGGATATTAAACACACAGTATGCATGACAGTTTCTGGTCGGCTCCTCGTCGCCATGCCGAGTGGAGGCCGGTGGTGGTGAATTTTCTTGGGAAAGATGGGATCAGAATCCAGAAGGTTGAGGTGATGGACGTGTCAATCTGTTTCCTAATATAATGAGATTGTGATTAGTTTTCTAATAAAATGCGatcgtgattagtttcctaataagaCATGATCGtgattatagtttcctaattgaTCAGACGTGGAGTTTCATATTTTTCTCTACGGTGAAgcacggtcagtcaatgtaaattgttAAGTACACAAAGAGAATGGATTAGATTAAGAACTGCAGTTAGATTGAGTTTAGTGGGCCTAATCATACGGTGATAATGGATCCGTGTACGTTTTGTGTGGTGTGTTTAAAAAAGTTCATGTTTGCTCTTTTATTAGTAGTAGAGATTAGATTGAGTTTAGTGGGCCTAATCATACGGTGACAATAGATACGTGTACATTTTGTGTGGTgtgttttaaaaaagttcatgtttACTCTTTTATTAGTAGTAGAGATGAACATGTGCCAAAATGAACAAACGTATATTATTGAGAAAATAGATAAACAGGGTATCCTAGTAGTTCGATGTAGTTTCTGGTCGAATATTAAACACACAGTATGCATGACAGTTTCTGGTCGGCTCCTCGTCGCCATGCCGAGTGGAGGCCGGTGGTGGTGAATTTTCTTGGAAGAGATGGGATCGGGATCCAGAAGGTTGAGGTGATGGACGTGTCAATCTGTTTCCTAATATAATGAGATTGTAATTAGTTTTCTAATAAAATGCGATTGTGTATTAGTTTCCTAATAAGATATGATCGTGGTTATAGTTTCCTAATTGATCAGACGTGAAGTTTCATATTTTTCTCTACGGTGAAACaaggtcagtcaatgtaaattatTAAGTACACAAAGAGAATGGATTAAATTAAGGACAACAGTTAGATTAAGTTTAATGGGCCTAATCATACGATGATAATGGATCCGTGTACGTTTTGTGTGGTGTGTTCAAAAAAGTTCATGTTTGCTCTTTTATTAGTAGTAGAGAAGAGAAACAAATATGTGTTTTTTCACCTTGATAGCTGATACGTTGCCCTGTTGGCACACGCACACTTAAATTAAGACCGACCGCATAAAAGAACGATCACATTTGATGATTCGATTTGCTGCGAGCACACAACAGCAGACGGACGAATCATAGGAAGACGTGGAGCGTGGTGTTCATCTTGGCGTCGGCGAGGGcgcggtggaggcgctccgtggggTGGATGGCGTCCCAGAAGGCGAACTTGCCGGCGTCCGCGCACGTCAGTGGGGTCCGCGCGTTGCACAGGTACCCCATCTcgaaccgccacgtggcgccgcagCACCCGGCCTCCACGTTCTCCAGCCCGTACGCCGCGGGGTGCGCGAGCGCGTGGCTGACGGGGCCGTACACGTCGCCGTAGACGATCCTCGCGCCGCCCAGCTCGCCATTGAGCCGGTCGATCACCGCGCGGAGGCCGGCGTTGTAGTCCTCCGCGACGGCGTTGTACTCCTCGGTGCACGCGCCGCCCAAGGTGCGCTCCATCGGGAGGCAGCCCATGGGCGGCATCCCGTTTAGGTCGACCTTGCGCGCGCCGAGCGCGTGCAGCGCGCGCACGAACGACTCCGCGACGCCGAGCACGTagccgccgtacgccgccgccgtgGGGTACTTGGCCGCGTTACCGTGTCCGTGTGGCACGGCGTAGTAGTTCTCCAGGAA
This window contains:
- the LOC123130539 gene encoding GDSL esterase/lipase At2g04570, whose protein sequence is MSMRRYAPIIVLQLCILSGEPVAAKVPALLVFGDSTVDTGNNNYISTVVRSDFAPYGRDLRLGNGQPTGRFSNGRLTVDFISEAFGLPPLVPPYLDPSANMSSLASGACFASAGAGYDNATSDLMSVLTIWKELDYFKEYAAKLRSFQGEEKAQETLTEALYLVSMGTNDFLENYYAVPHGHGNAAKYPTAAAYGGYVLGVAESFVRALHALGARKVDLNGMPPMGCLPMERTLGGACTEEYNAVAEDYNAGLRAVIDRLNGELGGARIVYGDVYGPVSHALAHPAAYGLENVEAGCCGATWRFEMGYLCNARTPLTCADAGKFAFWDAIHPTERLHRALADAKMNTTLHVFL